Within the Drosophila melanogaster chromosome 3R genome, the region AAATTGGCGAAAACGTGAGCAGATTGAACACAAAAATCTCGATGGCGTGTAATTTAATTCTGATTTCACAGCACATTTCAAGCGAACTAACTAACAGGATTGGTATTTCAGCCAGAGTTTTGATCCCCACATCAGATTAAATCATAATTCCGATCCTTGACAGAAACACAGACGTCTCGATGCTGCGCTGTCTGTCATTTAGTGGGTATTTTTGGGGGCGCCATCACCATTTCCTGTTTATTTGCTCCTTTTGTTCGAATTGCAGCAAGGCGACCACAGCTCGGTTTACGGTGCGTATGATTGACATTGATTGGATCGCAGCCAAACAAACTGTGTGGTTTGGCTGTCCAGTCacttttttcttcatttttttacCCTTCTGATTGCCATGCTCTGATGCACTTTCGGGAACTAAATCAAAAAACGTTTGCAGCTTGATAAATATGTAATTTgcaattttggccaaaaccacACGCAGCAGTAAACCGAAAAACCCATAGAAGGAGTAACAAAACCTTGGAATCCAGACATGTTCAGCTGCTTCAGCATAGGGGTTACCCTCAGTACAGTGAACACTTCAAAGAGAAATGCACTTAAAGAACATACTTTACAACTGAGGGGCTGTTTAACATATGTTAgatagaaaatatttatgaaatccTTCGTTGCGTAACTGATCCCTTCTAAAAAGTGATAAAGTGATAGTTATCAGGTGGAAAGATCGAAATGAAGGAAAATCGTTTCCCCAGTTTGATTACTTACTATTCGTAAGGCTACAAATTTAAGATTATTACCCATTGGATACGTGTACAACCGATTGGCATGCGATCGAAGTGGCAATGGATTTAACAGTCTGCCCACACACCCACGTGGAATGACCCACTTACCAACAAGTTAGACTCACAGTTGCGACTCAAAGATGATTGGTTTTGCCGCTTCAGTTGTAATAATCAAATTGCCAGCATCCGTATCCGCATCTGCACAGCGGAGTTTCCCAGCATTCGAGCTCACCAGTTTCCGTGGACAGAAGGAGCAGGTGAATTGCGAGGCGTGGTGGTGGGAAAAGGGCGGAGTATGAAGTCAGTGGTGATGCAAGTTGGGAATGGCAATCCAGGGGAGGAATGTGGGCCACGTTGAGCGGCCTTCAAAAGTCAAAAGGCGTTAACGTTAATGCCGCCCTATCATGAACTGCCTCGGATCCACATCCACTCGAGCGCAGGCTTCACTGTGCCAGCCGTGTAAATAGCAtgaatgcaattttattttatttatgtttgaaTTAAGCAGAGCTCTGAGCAGCCAGCCAACCAGCAGCATTTCAGCAGGAGCACTCAGACAGTCTTTATAGGCAAATGAATTGCTCTATACCAAGCTTATTTGGGAAAATGTGGAGCAAATGCTTAGAGCTGGCAAATGCTTGTTTTGACATGAAAAATAAAGATTAATGTTGCCGAGAGTATGGTTTAAAATGATctgcttaaaatattaaacaggCAAGCTGCCTGAACATTTAAACGTAGAGTCTGTACTGGTCGGTATGAggtattatttatttccccCAGCTTctatctttctttttttttttgttgttgaatgTGCAAAcgcacttaattaattttgtttaacatGTCTGAGGCAGACAGGGCaacaatttcatattttgcTTGTTAACTGTTatcgttgttgctgctgccatttTTACCGACCACTGCTGGCCATAAACTCCCTTAtgcacattgcgtatacgacgCGTGGAGCGTGGACAAACAAAGGCATCAGCTGGGCAGTAACTCTGGActccagccatccagccatcctgctgatgatgatgatgctgatgcaCTGATTAAATGGATATGCAGAGTGTGTCTATCCAACGGCCTGGCGAAATGACTGTCAGGGCAGCAcggctttattttatttctggGCAGGATGGTCAGTTGGGGTAGTTGGGCCAGAAGATATTGTCGGTGCGAATTATAAATTACCAGCTGGGCGCATCGGCCCGAAAGCTAACCAAACGCCAACCAAGTGTACGGATGAGCGGACCGGGAGCCACatgaaatttcaattaaaataaaaatttatacgCTTTTCGCCTTGTCgcttataattaaaaacaatttgcaagTTATGGGCGACGGGAGCAGCACTGCTATAATGCCTCTAATTTAAATCGCTTTATCTCTGGCCTTGCAGGCGGTTTCATGGGCGACATTGCCCTGCCGGAGGGTGATTCCGGCCCGGTGGTTGCCCACACGCCCATCGACGACGAGGAGCAGGAGCGCCAGGaggtggagcagctgctggcTGACTCGCCCAGCCCGGTTCACGACCCCCCTTCCGTTTCCGGTGCGGCCAACTCAGGGCCGACCAAGTTCAATGCCACCTTCCAGCTGGATCTGGAGAAGCTCAAGCAGGAGGTCTACCACGAGGGCCTacaggtggaggaggagggcCTCACCGACATCATCCGCAAGAAGACCAAGCTGCCCAGCTCAGGTCCGGTCAACCTGAAGGCAGGACAAAGCCAGTCACAGAGTCAGGTGAGTAATAAAAGGGGGCATGAAATACGCAAGGGTCTTTCAGTTAGAGATGAGTTAAGCttaggttttattattaaatatatgaattCACTAATTTGACTATAAATATTGGTATTATTACCAAGTAGAAATTTATGTAGGAGGTCGTTggtatttgcaaattttagaAGTACTTAAAATGTCTTGAAACTCTTGAATCCCTCAGAGTGCCAATGAACCCGTGAAGCCCGGTTCGGAATCGCCCTCCGATTACGCGCAAGCATCCAGCTACAAGAATGAGGTACTGCCTCCGTCGGAGCAGCGAATCCATACGGACAAGCCGGCACGGTTGACGCTGGCCGAGATTGGACCCAAGTTCAGCAACAAGACGCAGTCGCTGCACCGTAATGTGGACACACGCAAGATTCAGTCGGACAACAAGGACATCGAGGACGATTCGGGCAACAATTTTGTGGCCGAGAGGAGGCCGTCACAGATTGTGCCCACTTCCTTGCCGGAGCAGCGATCCACTCCGGCTCACGTGTACAGCAATGCCGGAGGCAATGGCATGCAGTTGGACGACGAGGTGGACTTCTTGCATTCCCGTGGAGTCGTGAGGAGGCGTCACAGGCGAGGACCAAAACAGCGGTAAGCCAAAAATTACAGAACCATAATAAAGATTCCATAAAGGATTTATGCAAAATACATTTCGTATTAAAAACACGTTGcattttaattccaatttatttcaaaatatttaatctaATTGCATTAAAAGCTAATTTATtgcttaaaataaaacatgTACCAAAAGCGGAATTTAAGTATCAAAAGTCCATATGAAAAGGctaaacattaaaattattttttatgccgGAAAAGCCGTACAACTTGGGGTCAAATAATAGTTTAggtgtttatttaaaaatcattaaattcaatttgttagAATTCCTTGAATTTTATGTGTGATTAATTAGATacatttaattggtttttggCCTAATCGAATTGCTATGAACTATTTTTACCTCGTTTATTGAAATCTAAACTCAATGGTTTTCCCCGCAGAAGGAGCAACCAGCACTTGGAGCACGAGGTCAAGCTGCAGAGATTGAGGGAGGAGCTCAGCCGTCCGGTCATCGAGGCCCACCATCACCAGTCGCACCACCAGAAGCAGGCGCAGCACCGCCAGCACCACCAGAGCCACCATCGAAAGAAGCACCgtcgacagcagcagcaccatcgTCGACGTGGCCAGAGCACCACGCAATATGTGAACCATTCCCCGCCAGGATTCAATCAATCGCAGCAGGCCCAACAGCAGTCAGTGCCTGAAATGGATTTGTTGAAAGCGGAGTAAGTTGGTCAATCCCCACCAGCTTTTCCCACCTTTCCGTTAACAGAGTACATCCCCCCCCCTACTTCTTGGGCAACCACCGCCGCCACATCCGTTTCCGCTGCCATTTCCTGGCCTCACTGTAAATTGCTGGCCATTTTCATTCAGAGGTTTTTCGGCATAAACTTTAAACAAACAGCAGCCATTTTGGCAGctcacacagacacaaacaaaagctcattcacacgcacacatacacacacccaTTCACGCAGGCCCAATGCTCATTGTGCGGTTGTGTGGGTGTatgcttgtgtgtgtttgtgcatgTTAAAAGTTATGAATTTTAATAGAAATTCGCGTGCCAAAAGTTGTGCCATACAACAACAGTGAAAAATGTATGGAAAActgttggcaattaaaattacgcatacgcctcgTAAACTTTTTGCCCGTCGCTTTCCAAAATCATCCATATCTAACAAGAAGACATCTTCCCCCTCCATCTGCAGAACGTCCAAGGATGAGGAGCCACTGCGTCATCGGGTGGCCCGTGCTGTCACCGCCAAAAAGGAACGCATCTGGGACTATGGGGTGATTCCGTACGAGATCGATGGCAACTTCAGTGGCATCCATAAGGCGCTTTTCAAACTGGCCATGCGCCATTGGGAGAACTCCACGTGTATCAAGTTCGTAGAGCGCGACCCGGAGATCCATCCCAATTACATAGTGTTCACGGTTCGCAGCTGCGGGTAAGTTTGGTGTCCTGGTTAGTCCCAGAAATATCATTCTATTGAATCCCCAAATTTCCAACTAGATGCTGCTCATTTGTGGGCAAACGTGGAAATGGACCGCAGGCCATCTCAATTGGTAGAAATTGCGATAAATTTGGCATTGTGGTCCATGAGTTGGGTCACGTGGTGGGCTTCTGGCACGAGCACACGCGTCCGGATCGGGAAAAGCACGTGGTGATCGAGCATAACAACATTATGAAGGGCCAGGACTATAACTTCAATATGCTATCCCCCGATGAAGTGGACTCGCTGGGCATGGCCTACGACTATGATTCGATTATGCACTACGCACGGAACACCTTCTCCAAGGGCACCTACCTGGACACCATCCTGCCCATCGAGATGAAGGGTCGCAAGCGTCCTGAAATAGGCCAGCGGTTGCGCCTCAGCCAGGGTGACATTGCGCAGGCGAATCTTCTGTACAAGTGTCCAAAGTGCGGAAGAACCTTTCAGGAGAGTTCCGGCATCTTTGCCTCACCATCTCATTACACGGCCGGAGCTTTGAGCAATGAGACGGAGCACTGCGAGTGGCGGATTACAGCGACATACGGAGAAAGAGTGGAACTGAAACTGGAGAATATGGTAAGGACGTATATAGTTATTATATTCTGTTATGTATATCTGTCAATTTCTTAACCCTCCATTAGTACTAAATTATAATCCCACATCTACTTTCCTAATTTCCTCTTAGAACATCTTTAAGTCAAACAACTGCGAGACGGACTACCTAGAGATTCGGGATGGCTACTTCGAGAAGTCACCGCTTATCGGACGCTTCTGCGGCAAGGTGGACAAGGAGGTGATCCGCACGGAGTCCAGTCGCATGCTGCTCACCTATGTGAATACACACCGCATCGAGGGCTTCAGGGGCTTCAAGGCGGAGTTCGATGGTGAGTGGGTGGAATGAATGGGGCACAAATGGGGAATGAAAATGGTCCCTGCAAATTTCTGACATTCCGTTTCCATAGTTGTTTGCGGTGGCGAGTTGTCCGTGGACGATGCCGTTGGCCGTTTGGAGTCGCCCAACTATCCACTGGACTATTTGCCCAACAAGGAATGTGTGTGGAAAATAACTGTGCCCGAAAGCTACCAGGTGGCGTTGAAATTCCAGTCCTTCGAAGTGGAGAACCACGACAGCTGTGTCTACGACTACGTCGAGGTCCGGGACGGTCCTGGCCAGGATGCGCCGCTAATTGGCGTTTTCTGTGGCTACAAGCCGCCGCCGAACATGAAGTAAGTGCCACTGAAGAGGCGCCAATCCTTTCTCCTCGCCCCCCCCTTTTAACACGAAGGAACTCTGCTTTTGTTCGCCGTCCCTTTGCAGGTCAAGTGGCAATTCGATGTACGTGAAATTCGTGTCGGACACATCGGTGCAGAAGGCGGGCTTCTCGGCCGTGTTCATGAAGGAGGTGGACGAGTGCGAGACCCAGAACCACGGCTGCGAGCACGAATGCATCAACACCCTCGGTGGCTACGAGTGCAGCTGCCGCATCGGATTCGAGCTCCACAGCGACAAGAAGCACTGCGAAGGTGGGTTAATTGCGGCCCAAGTGCTGTTCAATCGAGTTgtattccattccattttatGTTAATAATTGCCAGGGAAAAATACGAAATGGGTATAAACATTCTAGTCATGGgttaaataatttcagcataaattGTTTAAGAAAATGAggaaacaaaatcaaaaatgaaGAGTCAATTAGTTGAATCCCTAACGTTTTCGCTTTTAACTGaaaatttccctttttattAAGATGCCTGTGGCGGTGTCATCGAGTATCCGAATGGCACCATTACCTCGCCCTCGTTCCCCGAGATGTACCCTCTGCTGAAGGAGTGCATCTGGGAGATTGTGGCGCCACCGAAGCACAGGATATCGCTAAACTTCACCCACTTCGACCTTGAGGGCACGGCGCATCAGCAATCGGACTGTGGCTACGATTCGGTCACAGTCTACTCAAAACTGGGCGAGAATCGTCTGAAGAGGATCGGCACCTTCTGCGGCTCCAGCATTCCGCCTACGGCCACCTCCGAGAGTAATGCGTTGAGACTGGAGTTCCATTCGGACAAGTCCATTCAGAGATCAGGCTTCGCGGCCGTCTTCTTCACGGACATCGACGAGTGTGCCGTGAATAATGGTGGTTGTCAGCATGAGTGCCGGAACACGATTGGATCCTACATCTGCATGTGCCACAACGGGTACTCCATGCACGAGAATGGCCACGACTGCAAGGAGGGCGAGTGCAAGTACGAGATCTCCGCCCCCTTCGGCACGATTTTCAGTCCCAATTACCCGGATTCCTATCCCCCAAATGCGGACTGCGTTTGGCACTTCATAACCACGCCGGGGCACCGCATCAAGCTGATTTTCAACGAGTTCGACGTGGAATCGCATCAGGTAAGCATGAGTTTATTTATAGGTTTCGTCCTTGAAAAGACATCTTCTTTGAGTACTTTTCGCTGTAGTTTCTGCTAGTTAGCTTAAAGTCCTGTAATTTGCATTGAATTTCTAACAGGAATGCACCTACGACAACGTGGCAGTTTACGATGGCGAATCTGAGTCCAGTTCGGTCCTGGGTCGCTTCTGCGGGGATAAGATTCCCTTCCCCATCTCCTCCACCAGCAACCAGATGTACATGGTGCTCAAGACGGACAAGAACAAGCAAAAGAACGGCTTCACAGCCTCCCACTCCACGGGTATGATGGTGTTGAAATCCTAAGCCATCCGCAATTTCAACATTTCGATAATTTACTTGCAGCCTGTGGGGGCTACTTGCGTGCCACTAGCCAGGTGCAGCAGTTCTATTCGCACGCCCGATTCGGAAACCAGGACTATGACGACGGCATGGACTGCGAGTGGACCATCGCGGCGCCGGACAACAGCTACGTCCAGCTCATATTCCTCACCTTCGACATCGAGAGCAGCGAGAACTGCACCTTTGACTACGTGCAGGTGTTCTCTGACATAGACGATGTGTACGGACAGTATGGACCCATGTACGGACAGTACTGTGGCAATGTGGTGGGTACACCTATTTCGTTTATCCGGAGAACATTTAAGCTAAGCATTATTTACTGCAGCTGCCGCAGGACATCAACTCTATGACACATTCTCTGCTGGTTCGCTTTAAGACCGACGGTTCGGTGCCGATGAAGGGCTTCTCTGCCTCATATGTGGCCGTGCCCAATTCCGGGGAGTATGACCACTCCGACGAGGATGTGGAGAACTCGTACAGCTCCGAGATGGTTACCCCGTTTCCGGGCTCACTGAAGAGCATCTACATCGAGGACACGCAGGAGGAGACCGACGAGTACAGCGACTTCAGCGGCAATCAACTGGTCTTCAATGGGCAGTATCGTGGCCGATATAGTCTGCCCAAACGGTACTACTCCGGAAAGGCATAGGGCTATGGTGGAACCACTGACCGTGCGCCAAAATACATGACAATATATTAAAACGGAATTTATTTAACAGATTTAGGCATATCGTCGCGTACATAAAACAGACTTTCCCGATCTTCCACGCGCACTCTTCTGGCCAAATCCAGGATATAATCAAAGATCCAATACTAGTTTTAGGCACTCGAAACACACATTGTTAGGTTCCAGTCGGCTAAGATCTGCGGTGGCAATTACTTAGACCCCTATGTCATACATGTAATGTACTTTGACTAGACTTCTCTAGACTCTGTAGCTAAATGTGCAATTCCTCTTCCCCCCTTGCATTTGACTGCTTTTTTCTCTGacgcattttcatttttttcggATATCTATATTCTATATTGTGCCATATTTAATGGTAATGATGGAGTGCATTTCCTTAGGCATCTTAGCATAAGTCAATGGGTGGCCCATATCAAAATCAGAACGGAAGTTAGGATAGAAAAGAGATACACACATATCTTCGGAAGCACCGAAAGTGGAGGATCCTTACAGATGGATTGAATTTTTCACACAGGCATATGTACAACTCTCGGATATTTGACTCAACTTAATACGTAATTATATCTATACATATTAAAACTTGCATAGTAACtatgttttaaaaccaaaacaaaacgagtTTGAAGAATGTTATTTACGGACTTTCGGGTTTATGGGCTCATGGATTTATGGCCCTAGGTTCCACCTTGCCACGCCAGGCAGAAGCGCCATGGCTCTTGAATAGCATTTGAAGGTGGAATTACCGCGAAACGATTCGTTCATGCGGCGGATTTACGATCATTAATGACCTGCCCTAAAAGGCACGAACCCGCTTAAGCAACACCTGATCCTGGGCAAATGCCCCTGAGCCCGGCCAGCGACCCAGGTAGATGGCCACATACGCGTACACGTATAGATGGACAATGTCAAGGTGTGAGCAGGAATACCCAAATCAAAATCCATTGAATGCAAACAACAGGCGGCAGACAATGGTCATCCCGAATCGCCAATGAGGAGGGGTAGCACTCAGGTCTGGTTATGGCTCTCGTCTCTCCTTCTATTGAGCCGTCCCTTCGAGCGGTCAGTCGAGATTCTGCAACGGCCtgccctgccacgcccctcgtCCACCGATTCCCCTACGAGTTGGGATCTGTTACCTGCTGCTCACTCACTCGATCCGTGGAACCCTTGTCGGCGCACCAGTATAATTCGGCAATCGCAGTCCACGAGCACTCAGTTAGAACTTTGAACTGGTTGAAGCAACTTCAGGGAACGAGCCCCCAGAAATACCCACGCAATGAAAGGAATGCGCCTTATGCCCATGAAAATGAAAGCGAAATTAGTTGTTCTCTCTGTGGGAGCTCTCTGGATGATGATGTTTTTTCTGGTGGATTACGCCGAGGGCAGGCGACTGAGTCAGCTGCCCGAGAGTGAGTGCGATTTTGATTTCAAGGAGCAGCCAGAGGACTTCTTTGGCATTCTGGATTCTTCACTGGTGAGTGGTGGAGTCACGTGGCCCGACCTAAAATTACAATCTTCAGCATTACCCAACAACAGGTGCCGCCGAAG harbors:
- the tok gene encoding tolkin, isoform B, giving the protein MRRRRGTPLGVSWTNCVLLLATGLLVVLISVHAKNPRPHRGLPAPAPAPVPASVDQVATENAHRREPTVDGSVLQRLSGSDRAVDEDEDVDEDEDEGLKHQHLEHRQQFDAYLGTIRRLRRPYRSKYTIEQLMRLHVTPKVSGDIDMDPCKAGGFMGDIALPEGDSGPVVAHTPIDDEEQERQEVEQLLADSPSPVHDPPSVSGAANSGPTKFNATFQLDLEKLKQEVYHEGLQVEEEGLTDIIRKKTKLPSSGPVNLKAGQSQSQSQSANEPVKPGSESPSDYAQASSYKNEVLPPSEQRIHTDKPARLTLAEIGPKFSNKTQSLHRNVDTRKIQSDNKDIEDDSGNNFVAERRPSQIVPTSLPEQRSTPAHVYSNAGGNGMQLDDEVDFLHSRGVVRRRHRRGPKQRRSNQHLEHEVKLQRLREELSRPVIEAHHHQSHHQKQAQHRQHHQSHHRKKHRRQQQHHRRRGQSTTQYVNHSPPGFNQSQQAQQQSVPEMDLLKAETSKDEEPLRHRVARAVTAKKERIWDYGVIPYEIDGNFSGIHKALFKLAMRHWENSTCIKFVERDPEIHPNYIVFTVRSCGCCSFVGKRGNGPQAISIGRNCDKFGIVVHELGHVVGFWHEHTRPDREKHVVIEHNNIMKGQDYNFNMLSPDEVDSLGMAYDYDSIMHYARNTFSKGTYLDTILPIEMKGRKRPEIGQRLRLSQGDIAQANLLYKCPKCGRTFQESSGIFASPSHYTAGALSNETEHCEWRITATYGERVELKLENMNIFKSNNCETDYLEIRDGYFEKSPLIGRFCGKVDKEVIRTESSRMLLTYVNTHRIEGFRGFKAEFDVVCGGELSVDDAVGRLESPNYPLDYLPNKECVWKITVPESYQVALKFQSFEVENHDSCVYDYVEVRDGPGQDAPLIGVFCGYKPPPNMKSSGNSMYVKFVSDTSVQKAGFSAVFMKEVDECETQNHGCEHECINTLGGYECSCRIGFELHSDKKHCEDACGGVIEYPNGTITSPSFPEMYPLLKECIWEIVAPPKHRISLNFTHFDLEGTAHQQSDCGYDSVTVYSKLGENRLKRIGTFCGSSIPPTATSESNALRLEFHSDKSIQRSGFAAVFFTDIDECAVNNGGCQHECRNTIGSYICMCHNGYSMHENGHDCKEGECKYEISAPFGTIFSPNYPDSYPPNADCVWHFITTPGHRIKLIFNEFDVESHQECTYDNVAVYDGESESSSVLGRFCGDKIPFPISSTSNQMYMVLKTDKNKQKNGFTASHSTACGGYLRATSQVQQFYSHARFGNQDYDDGMDCEWTIAAPDNSYVQLIFLTFDIESSENCTFDYVQVFSDIDDVYGQYGPMYGQYCGNVLPQDINSMTHSLLVRFKTDGSVPMKGFSASYVAVPNSGEYDHSDEDVENSYSSEMVTPFPGSLKSIYIEDTQEETDEYSDFSGNQLVFNGQYRGRYSLPKRYYSGKA